Proteins from a genomic interval of Microbacterium esteraromaticum:
- the ppgK gene encoding polyphosphate--glucose phosphotransferase, with the protein MAQAIGVDIGGTGIKAGIVNLQTGTLDSDRVRVPTPEGARPQDVLETVRGVLDTLGVAQSTLPLGVAFPAIVKYGKTLSAANIAKEWVDFEAERFFEQGLGRDITFVNDADAAGVAEARHGAARDARGLTIMTTLGTGIGSAFLYDGVLIPNTELGHLNREGESIERWTAYSAMERENLSWEAWSARLQEFYRHVEFLFSPDLFVVGGGVSKHPERFLPLLDLRTPIVAAVHRNASGIIGAASLAAH; encoded by the coding sequence ATGGCACAGGCAATCGGCGTAGACATCGGCGGCACCGGCATCAAGGCGGGAATCGTCAACCTGCAGACCGGCACGCTCGATTCCGACCGCGTCCGTGTACCCACGCCTGAGGGCGCGCGCCCGCAGGACGTTCTCGAGACCGTCCGCGGTGTGCTGGACACGCTCGGTGTCGCCCAGTCGACCCTGCCGCTCGGCGTCGCGTTCCCCGCCATCGTGAAGTACGGCAAGACACTGTCCGCGGCGAACATCGCCAAGGAATGGGTGGACTTCGAGGCCGAACGCTTCTTCGAGCAGGGGCTGGGGCGCGACATCACCTTCGTCAACGACGCCGACGCAGCCGGCGTTGCAGAGGCGCGCCACGGCGCGGCACGGGATGCCCGTGGCCTGACGATCATGACCACGCTCGGCACCGGCATCGGCTCAGCTTTCCTCTACGACGGCGTGCTCATCCCGAACACCGAGCTCGGACACCTCAACCGCGAGGGCGAATCGATCGAGCGCTGGACGGCCTACTCCGCGATGGAGCGCGAGAACCTGTCGTGGGAGGCCTGGTCCGCTCGCCTGCAGGAGTTCTACCGCCACGTCGAGTTCCTGTTCAGCCCCGATCTGTTCGTCGTCGGCGGCGGCGTCTCGAAGCACCCCGAGAGGTTCCTGCCGTTGCTCGACCTGCGCACCCCCATCGTCGCGGCCGTGCACCGCAACGCCTCGGGCATCATCGGCGCCGCGTCGCTCGCCGCGCACTGA
- a CDS encoding ATP-dependent zinc protease family protein has product MKRSSHSNTTTGWREWVALPDLGVEWIKAKIDTGARTSSLHAFDVHEFTRDDAAWVRFSVHPWQQSDADAVVHECPVHDRRAVRSSSGHTENRIVVVLRVRLVGIDVDAEVTLTNRDEMGFRMLIGREALRRGFVVDPARSFAGGRAPRETRRRNRGRS; this is encoded by the coding sequence GTGAAACGGTCTTCTCATTCAAACACGACGACCGGCTGGCGCGAGTGGGTTGCGCTGCCGGATCTCGGTGTCGAGTGGATCAAGGCGAAGATCGACACCGGTGCGCGCACCTCGTCTCTCCACGCGTTCGACGTGCACGAGTTCACGCGCGACGACGCCGCCTGGGTGCGGTTCAGCGTGCATCCCTGGCAGCAGAGCGATGCGGATGCCGTCGTGCACGAGTGCCCGGTGCACGATCGCCGCGCGGTACGCAGTTCGTCGGGTCACACCGAGAACCGCATCGTCGTCGTACTCCGGGTGCGGCTGGTCGGCATCGACGTCGACGCGGAGGTCACGCTGACCAACCGCGATGAGATGGGCTTCCGGATGCTGATCGGGCGCGAGGCGCTGCGCCGTGGCTTCGTCGTCGATCCGGCGCGGTCGTTCGCCGGCGGACGCGCTCCGCGTGAGACGCGCCGGCGCAACCGGGGGCGCTCCTAG
- the glnA gene encoding type I glutamate--ammonia ligase, whose amino-acid sequence MFTEPAEVIRYIEENDVKFLDIRFTDLPGVQQHFNIPASTVDEDFFRDGQLFDGSSIRGFASIHESDMQLIPDVTTAYLDPFRAEKTLIMVFDIYNPRTGDIYAKDPRQVAKKAEQYLASTGIADTAFFAPEAEFYIFDEVRYEVSAGRSFYSVDSDEAAWNSGRKEEGGNLGNKTPFKGGYFPVSPVDKQADIRDDMCLRLGAAGLILERSHHEVGTAGQAEINYRFDTMVRAADDVLKFKYIVKNTAEEWGKTVTFMPKPLYGDNGSGMHTHQSLWLDGKPLFFDEAGYGQLSDIARWYIGGLLKHADAVLAFTNPTLNSYHRLVKHFEAPVNLAYSAGNRSAAVRIPLTGSNPKAKRIEFRVPDASSNPYLAFAAQMMAGLDGIKNRIEPMEPIDKDLYELPPEEAANIPQVPNSLLDSLEALRNDHDFLLEGGVFTKDLIETWIDYKYNNEILPMAQRPHPYEFELYYGV is encoded by the coding sequence ATGTTCACAGAACCCGCAGAGGTCATCCGCTATATCGAGGAGAACGACGTCAAGTTCCTCGACATCCGATTCACCGACCTTCCGGGAGTGCAGCAGCACTTCAACATCCCCGCCTCAACCGTCGACGAGGACTTCTTCCGTGACGGCCAGCTGTTCGATGGATCGTCGATCCGCGGATTCGCGAGCATCCACGAGTCGGACATGCAGCTGATCCCCGATGTCACCACCGCCTACCTCGACCCCTTCCGGGCCGAGAAGACGCTGATCATGGTGTTCGACATCTACAACCCGCGCACCGGTGACATCTACGCGAAGGACCCGCGTCAGGTCGCGAAGAAGGCCGAGCAGTACCTGGCATCCACCGGCATCGCCGACACCGCGTTCTTCGCCCCCGAAGCCGAGTTCTACATCTTCGACGAGGTGCGCTACGAGGTCAGCGCAGGCCGCAGCTTCTACTCGGTCGACTCGGACGAGGCAGCCTGGAACTCGGGCCGCAAGGAAGAGGGCGGCAACCTCGGCAACAAGACGCCGTTCAAGGGCGGGTACTTCCCCGTATCCCCCGTCGACAAGCAGGCCGACATCCGCGACGACATGTGCCTGCGTCTCGGCGCGGCCGGCCTGATCCTGGAGCGCTCGCACCACGAGGTCGGCACGGCCGGCCAGGCCGAGATCAACTACCGCTTCGACACGATGGTGCGTGCCGCGGACGACGTGCTGAAGTTCAAGTACATCGTCAAGAACACGGCCGAGGAGTGGGGCAAGACGGTCACGTTCATGCCGAAGCCACTGTACGGCGACAACGGCTCGGGCATGCACACCCACCAGTCGCTGTGGCTCGACGGAAAGCCGCTGTTCTTCGACGAGGCCGGCTACGGGCAGCTCAGTGACATCGCACGCTGGTACATCGGCGGGCTGCTCAAGCACGCCGACGCTGTGCTCGCGTTCACCAACCCGACGCTGAACAGCTACCACCGTCTCGTCAAGCACTTCGAGGCACCGGTGAACCTCGCATACTCGGCGGGCAACCGCTCGGCAGCCGTGCGCATCCCGCTCACCGGGTCGAACCCGAAGGCCAAGCGCATCGAGTTCCGTGTTCCCGACGCGTCGAGCAACCCGTACCTGGCGTTCGCCGCGCAGATGATGGCGGGCCTGGACGGCATCAAGAACCGCATCGAGCCGATGGAGCCGATCGACAAGGACCTGTACGAGTTGCCGCCTGAGGAGGCTGCCAACATCCCGCAGGTGCCCAACTCGCTGCTCGATTCGCTCGAGGCACTGCGCAACGATCACGACTTCCTGCTTGAGGGTGGCGTGTTCACCAAGGACCTCATCGAGACCTGGATCGACTACAAGTACAACAACGAGATCCTGCCGATGGCGCAGCGTCCGCACCCGTACGAGTTCGAGCTCTACTACGGAGTCTGA
- a CDS encoding PadR family transcriptional regulator translates to MAEMTRLQFDILTALAPARRHGYALIEEVERMTKRRPGVATLYAALNKLENAGFVIPAGDEIVDGRVRRYFVLSPSGVDALATEATQMATRSQIAMASLGLRGATA, encoded by the coding sequence ATGGCGGAGATGACCAGACTGCAGTTCGACATCTTGACGGCTCTAGCGCCGGCTCGACGGCACGGATATGCGCTCATCGAGGAAGTCGAACGAATGACCAAGCGGAGGCCTGGTGTCGCCACTCTGTACGCGGCATTGAACAAGCTGGAGAACGCTGGGTTTGTCATCCCGGCTGGCGACGAGATCGTGGACGGGCGCGTGCGGCGCTATTTCGTGCTCAGCCCTTCTGGCGTCGACGCTCTCGCCACGGAAGCGACGCAGATGGCCACCAGATCACAGATCGCGATGGCATCGCTGGGCTTGAGAGGGGCGACTGCATGA
- a CDS encoding RimK family alpha-L-glutamate ligase, whose product MKIAVLSRAPHSYSTQRLRAAAQQRGHNVKVLNTLRFAIDLTGGAPDLFFRGKQLSEYDAILPRIGNSITYFGTAVVRQFEQMDVYTPNTANGISSARDKLRANQILSRHNIAMPPTAFVRNRADVRPAIERVGGAPVVIKLLEGTQGIGVILAPQVKVAEAIIETLHSTKQNVLIQKFIAESRGRDIRALVVGDRVVAAMRRVADGDEFRSNVHRGGRVEPVTLDPAYEQTAVRSAQIMGLRVAGVDMLESDDGPLVMEVNSSPGLQGIEAATNLDVAGAIIDYIANQVAFPDIDVRQRLSVSTGYGVAELLIHSGAEQVGKELGELRLWDRDITVLTLHRGVSVIPNPREHQVLEAEDRLLCFGKLEEMRSMIPAKKRRRPRVRRLPKEPLGE is encoded by the coding sequence GTGAAGATCGCCGTACTCTCGCGCGCACCGCACTCGTACTCGACACAGCGCCTGCGGGCGGCCGCTCAGCAGCGCGGTCACAACGTCAAGGTGCTGAACACCCTGCGCTTCGCGATCGATCTCACCGGCGGCGCACCCGATCTGTTCTTCCGTGGCAAGCAGCTCAGTGAGTACGATGCGATCCTGCCGCGTATCGGCAACTCGATCACCTACTTCGGCACCGCCGTCGTGCGCCAGTTCGAGCAGATGGACGTGTACACCCCGAACACCGCCAACGGCATCTCCAGCGCGCGCGACAAGCTGCGGGCGAACCAGATCCTCTCCCGGCACAACATCGCCATGCCGCCGACGGCGTTCGTGCGCAACCGGGCCGATGTGCGACCCGCGATCGAGCGCGTCGGCGGCGCACCTGTCGTGATCAAGCTGCTCGAGGGCACGCAGGGCATCGGTGTGATCCTGGCGCCTCAGGTCAAGGTGGCTGAGGCGATCATCGAGACGCTGCACTCCACCAAGCAGAACGTGCTGATCCAGAAGTTCATCGCCGAGAGTCGCGGGCGCGATATCCGCGCCCTGGTCGTCGGCGACCGAGTCGTGGCGGCCATGCGTCGGGTTGCGGACGGCGACGAGTTCCGCTCGAACGTCCATCGTGGCGGTCGTGTCGAGCCCGTCACGCTCGATCCCGCGTATGAGCAGACGGCCGTGCGCTCTGCGCAGATCATGGGTCTGCGCGTCGCCGGTGTTGACATGCTCGAAAGCGACGACGGCCCCCTGGTCATGGAGGTCAATTCCTCACCCGGCCTGCAGGGCATCGAGGCGGCGACCAACCTCGACGTCGCCGGCGCGATCATCGACTACATCGCGAATCAGGTCGCCTTCCCCGATATCGATGTCCGCCAGCGCCTGAGCGTGTCGACCGGCTATGGCGTCGCAGAACTGCTGATCCACTCCGGTGCCGAGCAGGTCGGCAAGGAACTGGGTGAGCTGCGTCTGTGGGACCGTGACATCACGGTGCTGACGCTGCACCGCGGCGTCAGCGTGATCCCGAACCCACGTGAGCACCAGGTACTCGAAGCGGAGGACCGTCTGCTGTGCTTCGGCAAGCTGGAAGAGATGCGCTCGATGATCCCAGCCAAGAAGCGGCGGCGCCCCCGGGTGCGGCGTCTTCCGAAGGAACCGCTCGGCGAGTGA
- a CDS encoding glutamine synthetase family protein yields the protein MSVDKQRDFVLRTIEERGVKFVRLWFTDVIGTLKSVAIAPAEVEGAFAEGIGFDGSAIEGLTRTFESDLLAQPDPTTFQTLPWRGDIDPTARMFCDLTTPDGRPAVSDPRNVLRRALAKAADAGFTFYTHPEIEFYLLKSSQLGPDGPIPADNAGYFDNVPGGTAHDFRRSAVRMLEDLGISVEYSHHEGGPGQNEIDLRYADALTTADNIMTFRTVVKEVAIEQGVYATFMPKPLNDQPGSGMHTHLSLFEGDANAFYEPGAEYQLSLVGRRFVAGLLRHANEIAAVTNQFVNSYKRLWGGAEAPSFVTWGHANRSALVRVPMYKPNKSQSTRVEYRGLDSAANPYLAFALMLAAGLKGIENEYELPPEAEDNVWSLSDAERRALGYEPLPASLDHALEYMQDSELVAETLGEQVFNYVLLNKRKEWEAYRGQVTPFELKSNLGLL from the coding sequence GTGAGCGTCGACAAGCAGCGCGACTTCGTTCTGCGCACCATCGAGGAACGCGGCGTCAAGTTCGTACGGTTGTGGTTCACCGACGTGATCGGCACGCTGAAGTCGGTGGCGATCGCACCGGCCGAGGTCGAGGGTGCGTTCGCCGAGGGGATCGGTTTCGACGGCTCCGCGATCGAGGGTCTTACCCGTACCTTCGAGTCCGACCTGCTCGCCCAGCCAGACCCGACCACGTTCCAGACGCTGCCCTGGCGCGGGGACATCGACCCCACCGCGCGGATGTTCTGCGATCTGACCACTCCCGATGGGCGACCAGCGGTGTCGGACCCGCGCAATGTGCTGCGCCGGGCGCTCGCGAAGGCGGCCGACGCGGGCTTCACCTTCTACACCCACCCCGAGATCGAGTTCTATCTGCTGAAGTCGTCGCAGCTGGGGCCGGACGGCCCCATCCCGGCAGACAACGCCGGCTACTTCGACAACGTCCCCGGGGGGACGGCGCACGACTTCCGTCGCAGCGCGGTGCGGATGCTGGAAGACCTGGGCATCTCGGTCGAGTACAGCCATCACGAGGGTGGACCGGGGCAGAACGAGATCGATCTGCGCTACGCCGACGCCCTGACGACCGCCGACAACATCATGACCTTCCGCACTGTGGTCAAGGAGGTGGCGATCGAGCAGGGCGTCTACGCGACGTTCATGCCCAAGCCGCTGAACGATCAGCCCGGTAGCGGCATGCACACGCACCTGTCGCTGTTCGAGGGTGATGCGAACGCGTTCTACGAGCCCGGCGCCGAGTACCAGCTCTCGCTGGTCGGACGCCGGTTCGTCGCCGGTCTGCTGCGGCACGCGAACGAGATCGCCGCGGTCACGAATCAGTTCGTCAACTCGTACAAACGTCTCTGGGGTGGCGCTGAGGCGCCCAGTTTCGTCACGTGGGGGCACGCCAACCGTTCGGCACTCGTGCGGGTGCCGATGTACAAGCCCAACAAGTCGCAGTCCACGCGCGTGGAGTATCGCGGCCTGGACTCGGCGGCAAACCCGTACCTCGCGTTCGCGCTGATGCTTGCGGCGGGGTTGAAGGGCATCGAGAACGAGTATGAGCTGCCGCCCGAGGCGGAGGACAACGTCTGGTCGCTGAGCGATGCCGAACGGCGTGCCCTCGGCTACGAGCCGTTGCCCGCGAGTCTCGACCACGCACTGGAGTACATGCAGGACTCCGAGCTCGTCGCCGAGACGCTCGGTGAGCAGGTGTTCAACTACGTGCTGCTGAACAAGCGCAAGGAGTGGGAGGCGTACCGCGGTCAGGTCACGCCGTTCGAGCTCAAGAGCAACCTCGGGCTGCTCTGA
- a CDS encoding bifunctional [glutamine synthetase] adenylyltransferase/[glutamine synthetase]-adenylyl-L-tyrosine phosphorylase — MTRPDASVSLSALARLGFVELAAASAELTELSELTGLERTELADGMSAADPDAAVHGLVGIARREPDRVRAVLSDSEARTAAWRLFGVSRALAEFFARHPEHLDGKALRRSALPTADEMRERMLAAVDAGDGFAAAVDPTTALRVEYRRCVAEIAAVDAASEDPLSVIADVSAALADAAGAALEAALAVARTLVLDAGRSGDRGEIAATRLAVIGMGKTGALELNYCSDVDVIFVAGTADDSVISEGRAIDIATRLAQEAMRVLSAYGIEPPLWEVDAALRPEGKQGALVRSLASHLAYYDRWAKSWEFQALLKARAIAGDTELGAEYIAAVQPKVWSSAEREDFVESVQGMRERVTDNIPHDQLPYQLKLGPGGLRDIEFTVQLLQLVHGLTDETLRTRGTLESLDALVEGGYIGRTEAASFGHEYRVLRLLEHRLQLRDLTRTHLLPDDDEGMRRLARATGLADSASGLRRAWEDLRREVRDQHTRLFYRPLLAAVASLPAEERMLSEQQAGKRLAAIGFRDPAGALRHIAALTSGLSRKATIQKHLMPVMLRWFAEGTDPDYGLIAFRRISERLGDTHWFLRMLRDSSGAAQRLTRVLSSSRYVGELMEWIPESVAWLDAPAALRPRGGTALDDEARAIQTRHATTKDALRAVRALRRRELLRTAMGAVLEQVGVDEMARALTEITEATIQAALRAVRREVVPAEDDAMDFSIIAMGRFGGAELGFGSDADVLFIYDANGIDPQRAQQHAAKIVAGLREHLTDHRLPLDLDADLRPEGRNGPIVRSIEAYTQYYRRWSLSWEAQALLRARGIAGSLKLIAKFTELADSIRYPEAISEQGVREIKRIKARVEGERLPQGADPRRHLKLGPGTLSDVEWMVQVLQLQHGHRVPDLRTTSTMQALDAAVLADLLPVSDAERLREAWVLASRLRSAMTLLTGQTRDVLPSEIRELDGVGRLLGYPDRAATLLDEDYLRVTRRARRVFEKQFYG; from the coding sequence ATGACGCGTCCTGATGCGTCGGTCTCGCTGTCCGCCCTGGCGAGACTGGGCTTTGTCGAGCTCGCGGCGGCGTCGGCGGAACTCACCGAGCTGTCCGAGCTGACGGGGCTGGAACGCACCGAGCTGGCCGACGGAATGTCCGCGGCCGATCCGGATGCCGCCGTGCACGGTCTGGTGGGGATCGCCCGCCGTGAACCGGATCGGGTGCGTGCAGTGCTGTCCGACTCGGAGGCGCGGACCGCGGCCTGGCGATTGTTCGGTGTTTCACGGGCTCTGGCAGAGTTCTTCGCCCGCCATCCGGAGCACCTCGACGGTAAAGCCCTGCGGCGCAGCGCGTTGCCCACCGCGGATGAGATGCGCGAGCGGATGCTGGCGGCTGTCGACGCCGGCGATGGTTTCGCCGCGGCGGTCGATCCAACGACGGCACTGCGGGTCGAATATCGACGCTGCGTCGCCGAGATCGCAGCGGTCGATGCAGCATCCGAAGATCCGCTGTCGGTGATCGCGGACGTTTCGGCCGCCCTCGCGGATGCTGCCGGCGCGGCGCTCGAGGCCGCCCTCGCCGTCGCACGCACCCTCGTGCTCGACGCCGGTCGTTCCGGCGACCGTGGGGAGATCGCTGCCACACGCCTGGCGGTCATCGGCATGGGCAAGACCGGTGCGCTGGAACTGAACTACTGCAGCGACGTGGATGTGATCTTCGTCGCCGGGACCGCTGACGACTCGGTCATCTCAGAAGGGCGTGCGATCGACATCGCCACGCGGCTGGCGCAGGAAGCGATGCGCGTGCTCTCGGCGTACGGCATCGAACCGCCGCTGTGGGAGGTCGATGCAGCACTGCGTCCGGAGGGCAAGCAGGGGGCGCTGGTGCGCTCGCTGGCCTCGCACCTGGCGTACTACGACCGATGGGCCAAGAGCTGGGAGTTCCAGGCGCTGCTGAAGGCACGGGCGATCGCGGGCGACACCGAGCTGGGGGCCGAGTACATCGCTGCCGTGCAGCCGAAGGTGTGGTCGAGCGCCGAGCGCGAGGACTTCGTCGAGAGCGTGCAGGGCATGCGCGAACGTGTCACCGACAACATCCCGCACGACCAGCTGCCGTATCAGCTCAAGCTCGGCCCGGGCGGTCTGCGCGACATCGAGTTCACGGTGCAGCTGCTGCAGCTCGTACACGGGTTGACCGATGAGACGCTGCGAACCAGGGGCACACTGGAGTCGCTGGATGCCCTGGTCGAGGGCGGGTACATCGGTCGCACGGAGGCGGCGTCGTTCGGTCATGAGTACCGGGTGCTGCGCCTGCTGGAGCACCGCCTGCAGCTGCGAGATCTGACGCGCACGCACCTGCTGCCCGACGACGACGAGGGCATGCGACGGCTGGCGCGAGCGACCGGGCTCGCAGATAGTGCCTCGGGACTGCGCCGGGCGTGGGAAGACCTGCGCCGCGAGGTGCGCGACCAGCACACCCGGTTGTTCTACCGCCCCTTGCTGGCGGCGGTCGCCTCGTTGCCGGCTGAGGAGCGGATGCTGTCCGAGCAGCAGGCCGGAAAGCGCCTGGCGGCCATCGGATTCCGCGACCCCGCCGGGGCGTTGCGCCACATCGCTGCGTTGACCTCCGGCCTCAGCCGCAAGGCCACGATTCAGAAGCATCTGATGCCGGTGATGCTGCGCTGGTTCGCCGAGGGAACCGATCCGGACTACGGTCTGATCGCGTTCCGCAGGATCAGCGAGAGATTGGGCGACACCCACTGGTTCCTGCGCATGCTGCGTGATTCGTCGGGGGCCGCGCAGCGACTCACCCGTGTGCTGTCCAGCTCGCGCTACGTGGGCGAGCTCATGGAGTGGATCCCCGAATCGGTGGCCTGGCTGGATGCACCCGCCGCCCTGCGCCCACGGGGAGGCACTGCTCTTGACGATGAGGCCAGGGCGATCCAGACCCGGCACGCCACGACCAAGGACGCCCTGCGCGCCGTGCGTGCGCTGCGCCGACGTGAGCTGCTGCGCACCGCCATGGGCGCCGTCCTGGAACAGGTCGGCGTCGACGAGATGGCCAGGGCACTCACCGAGATCACCGAGGCGACGATTCAGGCGGCGCTGCGTGCCGTACGACGCGAGGTCGTCCCCGCTGAAGACGACGCGATGGACTTCTCGATCATCGCGATGGGCCGTTTCGGGGGAGCGGAACTGGGGTTCGGCTCGGATGCTGACGTGCTGTTCATATACGACGCGAACGGCATCGACCCGCAACGTGCGCAGCAGCACGCCGCGAAGATCGTCGCCGGGCTGCGCGAGCACCTCACCGACCACCGGCTCCCGCTCGATCTCGACGCCGACCTGCGACCCGAGGGACGCAACGGTCCGATCGTCCGCAGCATCGAGGCGTACACCCAGTACTACCGGCGGTGGTCGCTGTCGTGGGAGGCGCAGGCACTGCTGCGCGCCCGCGGTATCGCGGGCAGCCTCAAGCTGATCGCGAAGTTCACCGAGCTCGCCGACAGCATCCGCTATCCCGAGGCCATCTCGGAACAGGGTGTTCGTGAGATCAAACGGATCAAGGCTCGGGTGGAGGGGGAGCGGCTACCGCAGGGCGCCGACCCGCGTCGGCATCTCAAGCTGGGCCCGGGGACCCTCAGCGACGTCGAATGGATGGTGCAGGTGCTGCAGTTGCAGCACGGCCACCGCGTGCCGGATCTGCGCACCACGTCGACCATGCAGGCGCTGGACGCCGCCGTGCTGGCGGATCTGCTGCCGGTATCGGATGCAGAGCGACTGCGTGAGGCGTGGGTGCTGGCCAGTAGGCTCCGCTCGGCGATGACCCTGCTCACCGGACAGACCAGGGACGTGCTGCCGAGCGAGATCCGCGAGCTCGACGGCGTCGGGCGGCTGCTGGGATATCCTGATCGCGCCGCGACCCTGCTGGACGAGGACTACCTGCGCGTCACGCGCCGGGCGCGGCGCGTCTTCGAGAAGCAGTTCTACGGCTGA
- a CDS encoding SPOR domain-containing protein, with amino-acid sequence MSDGDEKYWYNLRTGEVEFGMQSASVDRVGPFDTADEAAHAPELLRERSNAWAEDDAAESGWDATGPVGGA; translated from the coding sequence ATGTCCGACGGTGACGAGAAGTACTGGTACAACCTCAGAACCGGCGAGGTCGAGTTCGGCATGCAGTCGGCGTCGGTCGACCGAGTGGGCCCCTTCGACACCGCCGACGAAGCCGCGCACGCACCGGAACTCCTGCGTGAGCGCTCGAACGCCTGGGCCGAGGACGACGCCGCCGAGAGCGGCTGGGACGCGACGGGACCGGTGGGCGGGGCGTGA
- a CDS encoding RES family NAD+ phosphorylase, with the protein MTSIDSIFAPAIRGRFYRAIDPNFREFAIAGSRSAGRYSRVHEPTLYLSSSVDGVEVAMIAHRDARPVALEIVELDVEASGIVDLRDANALQAAGVDLADAVAPWQDIADAGGTPSSWAVRDRLVEVGANGLIDPSRKRPGLWHLVLFRWNAVDAPTIRLGGQLGGAAD; encoded by the coding sequence GTGACTAGCATCGACTCGATCTTCGCTCCCGCGATCCGTGGCAGATTCTATCGAGCGATTGATCCGAACTTCCGTGAGTTCGCGATCGCGGGGTCGCGGTCGGCAGGCAGGTACTCAAGAGTGCACGAACCGACGCTCTACTTGAGTTCATCGGTCGACGGGGTCGAGGTCGCGATGATCGCTCACAGGGACGCCCGGCCGGTGGCGCTGGAGATCGTCGAGCTCGACGTCGAGGCATCTGGCATCGTCGATCTGCGCGATGCGAACGCGCTGCAGGCGGCTGGCGTCGACCTCGCTGACGCGGTCGCTCCCTGGCAAGACATCGCCGACGCCGGAGGAACGCCGTCGTCGTGGGCGGTGCGCGATCGTCTCGTCGAGGTCGGCGCCAACGGCCTGATCGACCCATCGCGCAAGCGCCCGGGGCTCTGGCACTTGGTGCTTTTCCGCTGGAACGCGGTCGACGCGCCGACCATCCGGCTGGGCGGACAACTGGGAGGCGCCGCAGATTAG
- a CDS encoding diacylglycerol/lipid kinase family protein, producing MTQQWGIVWNPTKIDGHDLRAAVDAAAPAETEILWWQTTADDPGREMASEAVDAGCDVVIAVGGDGTVRTIAEVLAQAGDDAPALGIVPQGTGNLLARNLGVPLGSVPKALDVVAAGRERRIDMGWSTTDEEETATGFLVMVGFGLDAHMLSETDDELKDKAGWLAYVEAMGRAVAAAQTVDFTIAIDGGDEQTLIGHTLLIGNCGAIQGGVTLLPDAEPDDGRLDLLLVSADNVAQWAQTLRTVVWDNGIRRLLGGGEDTVSTDSAQHLTGESIEVTLPAPVAFEIDGEEAGEVSRLHVRVQSAALRVHC from the coding sequence ATGACACAGCAGTGGGGCATCGTCTGGAATCCGACGAAGATCGACGGGCACGACCTGCGCGCTGCTGTGGATGCCGCGGCGCCGGCGGAGACCGAGATCCTCTGGTGGCAGACGACCGCCGATGATCCCGGTCGCGAGATGGCATCCGAGGCCGTCGATGCGGGGTGCGACGTCGTGATCGCCGTCGGTGGCGACGGCACGGTGCGCACGATCGCCGAAGTACTTGCCCAGGCGGGCGACGACGCACCGGCTCTCGGGATCGTGCCGCAGGGCACCGGCAACCTGCTCGCCCGCAATCTTGGGGTGCCGCTGGGCAGCGTGCCGAAGGCGCTCGACGTTGTCGCCGCCGGACGCGAGCGTCGCATCGACATGGGGTGGAGCACGACCGACGAAGAGGAGACGGCCACGGGTTTCCTGGTGATGGTGGGTTTCGGGCTCGACGCCCACATGCTCTCAGAGACCGACGATGAGCTGAAAGACAAGGCCGGATGGCTCGCCTACGTCGAGGCGATGGGGCGCGCGGTCGCGGCCGCGCAGACCGTCGACTTCACCATCGCGATCGACGGTGGCGATGAGCAGACGCTTATCGGGCACACGCTGCTCATCGGCAACTGCGGCGCGATTCAGGGCGGCGTCACGCTGCTGCCGGACGCGGAGCCCGATGACGGCCGACTGGACCTCCTGCTGGTGAGCGCCGACAACGTCGCCCAGTGGGCGCAGACCCTGCGCACGGTCGTCTGGGATAACGGCATCCGACGTCTGCTGGGCGGTGGCGAAGATACCGTCAGCACCGACTCCGCCCAGCACCTCACCGGCGAGAGCATCGAGGTCACGCTGCCGGCCCCGGTTGCGTTCGAGATCGACGGGGAGGAAGCCGGCGAGGTGTCGCGTCTGCACGTGCGGGTGCAGTCCGCTGCCCTCCGCGTGCACTGCTGA
- a CDS encoding RDD family protein, with amino-acid sequence MNEYPGERLGLPSTGSGSIARPGRRIGALAIDYFAATIIAVGFFGYDQFALPAEAGLTQFAPMMVFAALQVLFIPTAGGSPGHRILGMRIVRLDGAWVGLWRPIVRTVLLVLVIPAVIWDADQRGLHDKLAGTVLIRA; translated from the coding sequence GTGAATGAGTACCCCGGTGAACGACTCGGCCTGCCATCTACGGGGTCGGGCAGCATCGCCCGGCCGGGGCGTCGCATCGGTGCTCTGGCCATCGACTACTTCGCCGCGACGATCATCGCTGTCGGCTTCTTCGGGTACGACCAGTTCGCGCTTCCGGCGGAAGCGGGGCTCACTCAGTTCGCTCCGATGATGGTCTTCGCGGCGCTGCAGGTGCTGTTCATCCCCACAGCGGGCGGAAGCCCCGGGCACCGCATCCTCGGCATGCGCATCGTGCGTCTTGACGGTGCGTGGGTGGGGCTGTGGCGCCCGATTGTGCGCACCGTGCTGCTGGTGCTCGTGATCCCGGCGGTGATCTGGGACGCGGATCAGCGCGGCCTGCACGACAAGCTCGCCGGCACGGTGCTCATCCGGGCGTGA